A stretch of DNA from Vanacampus margaritifer isolate UIUO_Vmar chromosome 1, RoL_Vmar_1.0, whole genome shotgun sequence:
AAGTGCTGGAGGCACAAAAtagcacattaactcattcacagccattgacggctataaacgtcaaaaattcttttttaactatttctaatttaacattttttcccacttttgttaacaaaagtataaaaacctagatttttttgtattagaacagctataaaatttgtgattaatcgtgagttaactagtgaagtcatacaattaattatgtttgaaaattgtaatcgcagacgcccctaattttttttatatttttttccttaaaaaaccccattaaaaattaaaaaaaaaaaaaaatttaagaaaaggttattaaaaaataggggcatcaggtgattaaaatttgtaatcgtaattaatcgcatgacttcactagttaactcacaattaatcacaaattttatatctgttctaaatgtataaaaaaaaatctaggttttcatactcttgttaacaaaaatgaaaaaaaaagtaaaactaataaaaatagttaaaattaaattttttacgtctatagctgtcagtggcagtgaatgagttaaataatgtCACAACTGTTAATTGTAACTGAAGTGAACCGTTGATGGGAAACAGCAATTGCTATTCCTAACTAAACCGCATGAAGcagctttttaaatatttactaaTTCTATCTGAAATCCCCACCATGTAGCGCTCGTATCTCAAGTTTGTGCTtgaaagtcaaagcaaaaagttGTAAATCGGGTCGCTCAAACCTCAAGGCGCCACTGCATAACAAGTTAATTACAGGTAAACCTTTCATTGCATTTCTGCAATCAGTGCCGTGTTGCGTGTGATAACAGCTAGGAAATTTGCAACTCGATGATCAAGTTATTAAAGCCGCAGTCTACACATTTAAAGCTCATAAGATGACTGATCAATCAGGCACCTCACAGAGCATTTTCTTCACCGGGCCTATGAGCAGGGAGCTGCAATGTGAAGAGGAATATGCCAGGCTGGAGCACAAGATGGGAGAGACTGCGACTGTTAAGATTAAGAATGTGCAGTGGACAGAACCAACATTCATGTAAATTTGTCATAACTTTCCATCTTTATTTTCTGCCAGTCATTGTGCTGCAAATAAAAAGGCAACAAAAGAAGGCCTCATAAAACATCAATTGTTATTGACCATCATCGTTTGATCCAGCCTTTATCccttgtgcaaaaaaaagtggagaacTTAGTGACATTTGGTACTATCAATAGGTGAAGATGAAAGTGTCAGGGCAATATTGCATGGTTCTTTATTGATCCAGTTGGATTGCGGTCATCATCTTTAGATCGCTGATATTAGCACAAGGAGGAGAAGcctgcaagtgtgtgtgcgtttgtgtgtgtgtgtgtgtccgtatTAGCATAGTCCATAATTCACTTTGCCTTGACTATTTTTGGTTTCTCCTGTATATAAAGCATTTGCAAACATCATCTTGTACCCTCTATGCACAAACTAAAAGCTGTTTCCCAAATTTTACCGTGACAGGACAGCTAATCAAATAGGGTAATATCACCATTCTTAGTATGATAGAGTTCAGCTCTGCACCACTGAAAACTACaatcacaataaaaaacaacattaagtatacatattttaatgatattttataacaaataaacaacaccCATCAATCTCATTAAAATTTGCCCTTGTAGCCATGGGCCAGTGAGTGCCGTATACAGCTGAGCATATGGCATTTGATTTCTATATTCTGTTTCTGTTTGACATTGGTTGCGTAAATTGGAGACATTTTATCAAACAAGATTTACAAATGCGGCAGGCCTAAATATCTTACAGAAAGAATTTtgtggaatgaaaaaaaagtgtcaatatttaattatgtgttttgtttttggccgTCGGCCACACTGTGATTTGTATCTTTACAAGGAAGTGCTGGAAAGAGACTAGACAAGCTTTCcaatgggtgtttttttttccctcctcacaATGTCTCTGAATGTGAAGTACTTTGTTTTGCTGTTGCCTGAAAACTCACAAGAGGTAATCTGCAGTATGACATGTGCAACCTTTCTTTTGGTTTCTGCCACTGATAACCATAAGGTCACCCGATCTTTGTGTACAATTTCAATTTCCTTTTTAAGTATGTTGTTTGGAAAAATACTGAGAGCTGACTCCTTGCGTCACCTCAGCTGTGCTTTGGtaatcactcaactcaactgaaTAATGGAGGCTGAGTTCAAAAACGATATAGCCTTGCAGAGTTCATCTTTTGCAGAGATGTACTCTGGAGGAGGTAGATTGTGTGATCAGCTGAAGGAAATGACAAACAACCTGCAGTGGCAACCCAACTTCATTGCCAAGCCctcaaaaacacaatttcttgATATTGCGTTAGTCCTCAACCCCCTCATACACTCACGTATCACACTATTTAACTGCAGACATTTGAAGCTTGTTTGCCATCTCCAATAACATTTTGACAGCAATTTGTGCTTACATTGGTCGAGGGGCATCTTGGAGCCTGGGCTAGACAATTTAACTTATAATGACTAGCGACAGTGACATTATATGTTTTGTATCAATTCCGAATGAATGGCGCTTTATGTTTTCAAAAtttgcaataattaattaaataaaatgcatctGACCCCTGGGATGTGGTTCAGTTAGTTCGCCATTTGCATACTTTGACGATGGTGCTTGACTgaaaggaataataataataataataataatacatttaatttgtacttgcactttacatttcaaaagaGAACTCAAAGTGCTGCagggaaaagttaaaacaaattaaaataaataaaactgtgaaaaaacataaaatctagcacaaaaaaaaatacaaataaaaaattagtagccctttaaaaaaaaagggctcaAGACCTTTGTCTTGAGGCcctaaaaaaaacttacacGGGAAATAACATATTCTCATAAAACAAGCTAAGTCCTTTGTTCGACTGAACCGACTAGAAAGAAATGGAAAACAAGAGGCACTTGTTCTGAGAAAGAGATCTTTTAATGCAGTAAAACCTGAAAACACTTGAGAAACACACTTGTTGTGTGCGCTTTATAAGAGACTAgagcagacatgggcaaaccccggcccgcgggccaaatacggcccgttatgcgtttcaatccggcctgccgaacttatccaataaggctagaaaaaaaatcaattttttttttttgttcagctcagtagctgagtggttagagtgtctgccctgagactgggaggtcgtgggttcaattcccggccgggtcataccaaagactataaaaatgggaccgattgccactctgcttgacactcagcattaagggttggaattgggaggttagatcaccacatgattcccgagcgtggCGCTGTtcctgctcaccgctccctcaggggatgggtcagaGAACAAATTTCTCCctacttagatgggtgtgacaatcagtggatcttatcttattaattttattttgtccctgcaatgcccGCGTTTTACCAATAGGTGGCGCCAGCCGCGGCGCcaaaatttttattgtgggtgggcctgaggaaaaatgggtgggccagagaaaatatcccccaaaaaaattcccttcacgtccctaatagtgttttaccgcgggtaccaaggacagcgattaagttgccgctcttaacacacattttttatggcgttatttcgcttctttaattacgaCTTTAATTATGACTGGTGTTGGGATCCACTTCCCTCAGACTCCTgtgcagattatgttttacaccagagtcactgctgtgtaacttctacacatccggaaaatatgatcactgggtcggggtctcactgataagctcgtttacgcacagaaaggggacagaaagatacgcagggcacattcataacaacgtttgcaatttattaaaataaacgggagaatggcagtaagcttaactcaagataactgattcataaaatacaattcttcctggatttggacatttacagcaggagacggcacggttttgtgttgaacacagcaataatgtcctgatagtccagagaatcggtcaattcttttttgaaagaaagcagggacaaagagttcagtctatcagtcaacattgtggcactgttgcgtgttttgatccttttgacagctgaagatagtctttctacatgttgtcatgggtgaggtgaggagcgcgcatgcaggagactgttgatattggtgaatacatccccggggcgtgcgtcgagcacttctatgagcgtttcctcgttggcttttggcttctttttgagctgctgcacaaacaccgtgtgctatgcgtcccccacggagatggaaaagtggtcagagactgattggatgtacgcgctttgtcctcagcgcgtgacaggcagcagcggctatcatgcagccgcatgtgtcacacgtactgtgggcccgggttaaaaatgggtgggccaatggaaattttttttttaactttacgccttgaattgaaatctattaataatagatgcagtcaccaggtttgacagatcacagtgtatgtgctattataatctatttacatttctcctcccactttgccaaatagtgtgtaaatgccgcatcttgcatattcattgaggcaaacgtactacctggattagggctattttataataatcataataataataataatacatttcatttaaaaacagcacctttcagaacacccaaggtcactttacaaagcataaaaacacagcaaaagttgagctaaaacaataaaaatgaagctattggaaaagctgttttaaatatgtggattttgcacatttgaaaaacgcagtcctaaatgcacactataagtaaattgggttgtacatatatctgtgtgtttttactgtgctatgaggtccaaatgctcctggtgcggcccatctgtcaaaatttcaaacccattgtggcccgcaagtcaaaaagtttgcccacccctggactAGAGTAACCAAATAAGTACTCACTCACCTCTCTCTCCATCAATGTTTCACTGGCATAAGCTCTTTCAAATAAGCTCCTGTACTTGTATTTGTATATGTGATATcatttacaaacccaattccaaaaaagttgggacactatataatttgtgaataaaaactgaatgtaaTTATGTGTAAGTgccaatttgtattattttattcagaatagaacatagagaacaggtcaaaagtttaaactgagaaaatgtatcattttaagggaaaactatgttgattttaaattccatggtgtcaacaaatctcaaaaaagttgggacaaggccattttcatcactgtgaggcatcccctcttcttcttacaacagtctgcaaacgtctggggatcgaggagacaagtttctcaagtttagaaataggaatgctgtcccattcttgtccaacacgcgtctctctactGTAACTgctcaactgtcttgggctttctttgttgcaccttcccctttatgatgcaccacatgtgctctagaagtgaaagaattggactgcaggctggccatttcattttcctacgcagccatgatgtaattgttgctgcatgtggtctggcattatcgtgttgaaaaatgcaagatcttctctgaaagtgatgatgcctgcatgggagcatatgttgttctccaatctgaataaaCCTTTCTtaattgacgatgcctttccagatgtgtaagctgcccatgccacacgcactcatgcaaccctataccatcacagatgcaggcttatcaACTGAGTGCCGATAACAACtcgggttgtccttgtcctctttagtcagtttgatatagcgccccagttttccacaaagaacttccaatcgtgattcgtctgaccacaaaacaggtttccactttgccacactccatttgaaataacccctggcccaaaGAAACGCCTACGCTTTTTGGTCTGCTTTGGTTCTTCTTTATATTGTCGAGTTTCATcaggcaacggcggctggcacggtggattgtgttcacccacaaagttttctggaagtattgttGAGccttttctgtgatttcccttacagtaagcattttAAGGGGCGGGAAGATCATGGGCATTCAGtaggatttttcggccttgacccttacacagagattgttccagattctctgaatctttggatgatgttatgcactgtagatgatgattacttcaaactttttgcaatttttcgctggtaaacacctttctggtATTTCttcactatctttctgcgcaacattggaggaattggtggttctctacccatcttcacttctgagagacactgccactccgagaagctctttttatactccaatcaagttgccaatggacctcattagtggtaactggtctttcagctgttttttttttataagcgcaattgacttttccagcctcttattgttacctgtcccaacttttttgagatttgttggcaccatgaaatttacaatcaacatatttttcccttaaaatgataatcttttgacctgtcatttatgttctattctgaacaaaatgttgaaatttggcacttcctcataattgcattcagtttttattcacaattattattattattgtatagtgtcccaactttttgggaattgggtttgtaatcCACATTGACTCATTTTACTTATCCCACTGAGGGGGCGAACATTTGTGAGTGATTGTAAAGGTaccaaatgttgatttctcatCAGAGTTCATTCAAGGGGGCAACTTTCgttaaatataaaatgcaaCTAAAAAtttgtttcggttttcggccaagcgtttctcattttcggttatCGGTTTCGGCCCAAAAATTTCATTGTGGTGCATCCCTAAGAAGAactcatatactgtactgtacatacagtatgtatctCTCAAATGCAGCTATTGCTTGTACCCAATTCACTGATCAACTTAACAAAAACAATGGTATGTTGAGGAAGAGGGTACTGTAATAATCTAAAGCCAGCTACACACATATCAACATTTAATATCTTAACcagttttttcaaatgtaaaagaCCTCACACATGATGGAAAACAGTGCCGCTGCTACCCCTTTGGGTGCCCTAAGCTTTAAAGTGTGATGGTGcccccaattatttatttttttcgcaGGGTGGGGGGCATTTCTCATGCAACAATAATAGTTTGCATGGCTTAAAGACCCAACCCCAACCTTTTGTTGTGCCACATACTGCTTCAAACAAGTTTTCGCACTTTTCGCACAGTCACAATACATGGGTTCTTCATgcctttaaatgaaaacaaacgtaGTAATGTCACATCCAATGCATGCACGACGAGTGATACACAGGCAAATGGGGCCCCACACGGACGAAGGTGCCCTACACACTATGCGTACTCTGCGTAGAGGGCACGGCGGCCCTGATGGAAAAAACAGTAATCGTAATAGTCCTTTCTGTTGTTATAGTGTGTGGTGTGCTTAAATTGACCAGCACAGCACACTACACACATTACACTATTTTCATAGACGGCGCACATTAATTTGGTGTAAAAACTGGCGCATCTTAAGTCAAGTCTAGTTAaccgtgtttgggaatttggcagactgcACTATGCTCAGCGTTACAAACCAAAAGCATTTTCTTTTACATGCTGGAGCACCTAACAATCTGGTGACAGAAAATGCATGATACTTTAGACCAGGTGAtaccaggtctaagttgtggcgcaggggCTGAAGTGATTTTCGTGAATTTGATCAAGGCGCAGGCTGACAGATTCTGTGCTGCACTGATATGGGTGGTTGATGATGTCGTATTTTAGTGGTgttcaacacacctgaagcttaTAAGCAAGCTCTGCATTAGCCCGATAATGAACCTGttcattggaacaggtgcgttggagcagggaaacatccaaaacctgcaggactccggccctcgaggaccgagtttggacaccgcTGTCGtgtttcattcataaaaatgacaacaactgTCGACGAACCTTCTGAAACTAATCTTCAAGTGCCCACTTCATAGCgatttatatttactttatcCGCAAGAGGAGGTCTGCTTGCGGGTCCTCATAAATGCCTGTTGCTCGCTTTGATCTTCTGTATGGACTGTGAGCCTATTTCTGCTTCCACAATGTTTAAAAACTGTGCGCCTCTGCTGTGCTGGATTTAAAGTGAATGAGTACAAACAGTAGGGGCGGGAGGCCTTTCATCAAATACTTGTACAAAATCAGGAACTGTTGCTTGAAAGCCACACACCTCATCTTGTACTTTCTGTTTTCCTTGCAGGAATTTCTACTACATCACCATGCTACGTGACCCCGTGTCACGCTACCTCAGTGAGTGGAAGCACGTACAGCGTGGCGCCACCTGGAAAACCGCCCTCCACATGTGCGACGGCCGCCCGCCCACTCAGGACGAACTTCCGGCCTGCTACAGCGGCGAGGACTGGACCGGCGTGACCCTGGCAGACTTCATGAATTGCCCATCCAACCTGGCCAACAACCGGCAGGTGCGCATGCTGGCTGACCTCAGCCTCGTCGGCTGCTACAACATGTCGTCCATGAACGAGCTGGAACGAGGCCGCGTGCTGCTCGCCAGCGCCAAGGCCAACCTGCGTAACATGGCCTTCTACGGCCTGACAGAGTACCAGCGAAAGACGCAGCACTTATTCGAGCGGACGTTCAACCTGCGTTTCATTCGGCCCTTCACGCAAATCAATAGCACGCGCGCCGCTAGCGTGGGAATCAACAAGAAAGTGCAGTGGCGCATCGAGGGGCTGAACGCCCTCGACGTGGAGCTCTACGAGTACGCCAAGGAGCTTTTCCTGCAGCGCTATCAGTACAACCGGCAAAAGCAGCATCAAGCGGAGCGTCTCCGGCGGCGGCAGGAGAGGCAACGTCTGCACAGGACCTACCTGGCAGAGTTGCTGAGATTAGGAGGAgacgaggaagaggacgagCAGGAGGAGGACATGAAGGTGCTTGCCACTACGGAGGACTATAACAGTCAGGTGGTGCGATGGTGAGGAGGAAACAACATGAACCAAAACCGACTGCTGTTCCATTCTCCTCTGTTTGCTGTCAATCTGCCAAATTCTGTCATCCCCTTTGTTGGCTGGCCGAAAAGGTGTCTTAATATTTATGATGGATGTATTTGTAACATTTTGTATGTGTTGTTTATTATGGCTATTTTCGACTCTGCAGTGGTAAAATGCATTTAACGTTCATGAGCAAAGCAGAATGTTTTATACATTTGGCCAAAATTGCAACGTCTGCAAAATCGGATGAAGCAGTTTTGGAAAATTCTTAGAACAATAAATGGGCTTTAAGGATCTTCTGTGTAATGTTCTAGCGCTGTGTTGACCATTAAATTATTGTGCTTACTTTGTGGCTAGGTCAGAAAATCAAAGCACAAACTTGGCTgtagtttttcttttctcctaCTCATTGACCTCCACTAATGAAATGCAACCAAGGCTATTCCGTAGCGGGAATTGTgtcaataaatatatacagcatCTTGTGGTGTCAATTTGTTCTTGATC
This window harbors:
- the LOC144040719 gene encoding heparan-sulfate 6-O-sulfotransferase 3-B-like; translation: MEEKFSRLIFVPIAAVLCFMIGYQYVCPAESNTCYFRREDSGIFEQYSSLQTEQQPDEDLADKTAFTFNFTERDLDRHVDFKIRGDDVMVFLHIQKTGGTTFGRHLVKNIQLEQPCECTPGQRKCTCHRPGKSESWLFSRFSTGWSCGLHADWTELTSCVPVVMNKRDKKSSQKRKRNFYYITMLRDPVSRYLSEWKHVQRGATWKTALHMCDGRPPTQDELPACYSGEDWTGVTLADFMNCPSNLANNRQVRMLADLSLVGCYNMSSMNELERGRVLLASAKANLRNMAFYGLTEYQRKTQHLFERTFNLRFIRPFTQINSTRAASVGINKKVQWRIEGLNALDVELYEYAKELFLQRYQYNRQKQHQAERLRRRQERQRLHRTYLAELLRLGGDEEEDEQEEDMKVLATTEDYNSQVVRW